The Caulifigura coniformis genome includes a region encoding these proteins:
- a CDS encoding helix-turn-helix domain-containing protein, translated as MARVTALQHFGTVIRERREELRLTQEELAGQTGFDRTYISLIERGRRNLSLLNICKFAVALRTTPSALLKGVPYGADSD; from the coding sequence ATGGCCCGTGTGACGGCATTGCAGCACTTCGGCACGGTGATTCGCGAGCGCCGCGAGGAGTTGCGACTCACCCAAGAAGAGCTTGCCGGGCAAACGGGCTTTGACCGGACCTACATCAGTTTGATCGAGCGCGGGCGGCGCAATCTCTCGTTGCTGAACATCTGCAAGTTTGCAGTAGCTCTCAGGACTACGCCCTCTGCGCTGCTGAAGGGCGTTCCCTATGGCGCTGACTCCGATTGA